The Ensifer adhaerens genome contains a region encoding:
- a CDS encoding RT0821/Lpp0805 family surface protein gives MQDIAKWIDAKKGYSFALLRSAAICLPVLALSGCMGAGLDLFGSGVDRTVSTGTVPVAKTSDGLSDAVMVRNAVTSAELNSGAINPIPWANATSGSAGVISSIQEDRASGMLCRRFTTTRHSYEGIAKFDGSTCQGGDGAWYLTSFGPRA, from the coding sequence GTGCAAGACATAGCAAAGTGGATCGACGCCAAGAAGGGGTATTCCTTCGCCTTGCTGCGTAGCGCGGCAATTTGCCTGCCGGTCCTGGCGCTGTCCGGCTGCATGGGGGCTGGCCTCGACCTTTTCGGCAGCGGAGTCGACCGCACGGTTTCGACGGGCACAGTTCCCGTTGCCAAGACCTCCGATGGCCTTTCCGATGCGGTGATGGTTCGCAACGCCGTGACATCGGCCGAGCTCAACAGCGGCGCCATCAATCCTATTCCCTGGGCCAATGCGACCTCCGGCAGTGCCGGTGTCATCAGCAGCATCCAGGAAGACCGCGCCAGCGGCATGCTCTGCCGCCGCTTCACCACGACGCGTCATTCCTACGAAGGCATCGCCAAGTTCGACGGCAGCACTTGCCAGGGCGGCGACGGCGCCTGGTATCTGACGAGCTTCGGCCCGCGCGCCTGA
- a CDS encoding polysaccharide deacetylase family protein → MIRTIVRRAAIAGGLEVAGGLSRAGLIASARGQGAIFTLHHVRPKSARAFDPNAHLEITPEFLDVALRTLKRDGYRFTPLEHLPEALAAKGGPVACFTLDDGYRNNLERALPVFQRHQAPFTVFVTGGFVDRTHTLWWETLADMLATSEKLRFDFGRGVETLQASTAAERHAVFNRIAAFIHGHDEAKAIASLNAAALDGGIDPQAITERLTLDEAGLRRLIESPIASLGAHTISHRAVARLTDAEARREIEGSLRRVEAITGRPPQTFAYPYGDAPAVSERDHRIVADLGFTLAVTTQPGTLIARAQASLYALPRISLNGHFQRARYVSALASGIPFRRAAG, encoded by the coding sequence ATGATCAGGACAATTGTTCGCCGCGCCGCAATTGCCGGTGGGCTGGAAGTCGCGGGGGGGCTGAGCCGCGCCGGGCTGATTGCCAGCGCGCGCGGGCAGGGGGCGATCTTTACCCTGCATCATGTCCGGCCGAAATCTGCCCGTGCCTTCGATCCCAATGCGCACCTGGAAATCACGCCGGAATTCCTCGATGTCGCGTTGAGGACGCTGAAGCGCGACGGCTATCGCTTCACCCCGCTCGAACACTTGCCGGAGGCGCTGGCCGCCAAAGGTGGGCCGGTCGCCTGCTTTACCCTTGATGACGGCTACCGGAACAATCTCGAGCGCGCGTTGCCGGTCTTCCAGCGCCATCAGGCGCCATTCACGGTGTTCGTTACCGGCGGGTTCGTCGATCGCACCCATACGCTTTGGTGGGAGACGCTTGCCGATATGCTCGCAACGAGCGAGAAGCTGCGCTTTGACTTCGGCCGTGGCGTAGAAACATTGCAGGCGTCGACCGCGGCCGAAAGGCATGCCGTCTTCAATCGCATTGCGGCGTTCATTCACGGCCATGATGAGGCAAAGGCGATCGCTTCCTTGAACGCTGCAGCCCTCGATGGCGGCATCGATCCGCAGGCGATTACCGAACGCCTCACACTGGACGAGGCCGGTTTGCGGCGCCTGATCGAAAGTCCTATCGCGAGCCTCGGCGCCCACACGATCAGCCACCGCGCGGTCGCGCGCCTGACGGATGCTGAGGCGCGGCGGGAGATCGAGGGATCGCTGCGGCGCGTCGAGGCGATCACCGGTCGGCCGCCCCAGACTTTCGCCTATCCCTATGGCGACGCGCCGGCGGTATCCGAGCGCGACCACCGCATCGTCGCCGATTTGGGTTTCACCCTGGCCGTCACCACCCAGCCCGGCACGCTCATCGCTCGCGCGCAAGCCAGCCTTTATGCGCTACCGCGCATTTCTCTGAACGGCCATTTCCAGCGCGCCCGCTACGTTTCGGCTCTGGCCTCCGGCATACCGTTCCGCCGGGCGGCCGGCTAG
- the pdxH gene encoding pyridoxamine 5'-phosphate oxidase, which translates to MRKHRSGSSRSISAPDITALERNMAANELTSGDFTESNEPFSLFGTWLKDAEGSEINDPNAVALATVDADGLPNVRMVLLKGFDERGFVFYTNFESQKGEEILGARKAAMCFHWKSLRRQVRVRGPVEIVTDEEADEYFKSRPRGSRIGAWASKQSRPLEGRFALEKAVAEYTARHALGEIPRPSYWSGFRICPTSIEFWHDRPFRLHDRMEFRREAPEGGWEKVRMYP; encoded by the coding sequence ATGCGGAAACACCGGTCGGGCTCATCCCGAAGTATTTCCGCGCCAGACATCACGGCATTGGAACGCAATATGGCGGCGAATGAGTTAACAAGCGGTGACTTCACCGAATCAAATGAACCCTTTTCCCTGTTTGGCACATGGCTGAAGGACGCGGAAGGTAGCGAGATCAACGACCCGAATGCGGTGGCGCTCGCAACCGTCGATGCCGACGGACTGCCGAATGTCCGCATGGTGCTGCTTAAGGGTTTCGACGAGCGCGGCTTCGTTTTCTACACGAATTTCGAAAGCCAGAAGGGTGAGGAGATCCTTGGCGCCCGCAAGGCGGCGATGTGCTTCCACTGGAAATCGCTGCGTCGGCAGGTGCGCGTGCGCGGCCCGGTCGAGATCGTCACCGACGAGGAGGCCGACGAGTATTTCAAGAGCCGGCCGCGCGGCAGCCGCATCGGCGCCTGGGCCTCGAAGCAGTCGCGGCCACTCGAAGGCCGCTTCGCGCTGGAAAAGGCCGTTGCCGAATACACGGCCCGCCACGCGCTCGGCGAAATCCCGCGCCCAAGCTATTGGTCAGGCTTCCGCATCTGCCCGACGTCGATCGAATTCTGGCACGACCGCCCCTTCCGGCTTCATGACCGGATGGAGTTTCGCCGCGAGGCACCCGAAGGCGGCTGGGAAAAGGTGCGTATGTACCCATAA
- a CDS encoding GNAT family N-acetyltransferase produces MGRRRLQLAMQRARERGLERIELSVLHENAAARALYAQFDFQIEGRRVRDWKHDGVYQDSILMAFAFN; encoded by the coding sequence ATTGGACGCCGCCGCCTGCAACTGGCGATGCAACGCGCTCGCGAACGCGGATTGGAACGCATCGAGCTTTCCGTCCTTCATGAGAACGCCGCTGCCCGGGCGCTCTACGCGCAGTTTGACTTCCAGATCGAAGGCCGTCGTGTTCGCGACTGGAAACACGACGGTGTCTACCAGGACAGCATTCTCATGGCTTTCGCCTTCAATTGA
- a CDS encoding DnaJ C-terminal domain-containing protein encodes MVETMRDPYVILGVRRNAGQDEIKAAWRSLAKAVHPDHNQDDPNAAERFAEAGKAYELLRDPKLRSRYDYARREAELRRMEAMKAKMRPQEEAPVDAETAEDAISQIFGAETRSKSARPSPKPTPKPSPKPAAAAKEPERPAQASESKPEPALEPQQENALKTETPLMQRAAAPAAELVAAIVRRIRGRAAKTAEKVPDLPVDLAVSIEDLISRQRLSVELPDGESLKVQIPPGAVDGQSIRLAEQGYRVTGMTRGDVVVTLRVDQGGTFRARGLDLMTTLPIDLQGAVLGCEQVLETPVGQVTVVVPAWSGSDKVLRLAGSGMPGAYGTHGDLLVELRLVLPEAPDDKITDLMKSQRDGLYL; translated from the coding sequence ATGGTAGAAACCATGCGTGATCCCTATGTGATCCTCGGGGTGCGGCGCAATGCCGGGCAGGATGAAATCAAGGCCGCCTGGCGTTCGCTGGCAAAGGCCGTGCATCCGGACCATAACCAGGACGATCCCAACGCCGCGGAGCGTTTTGCCGAAGCCGGCAAGGCCTATGAGCTGCTGCGCGACCCGAAGCTCAGAAGCCGCTACGACTATGCGCGCCGCGAAGCCGAGCTTCGTCGCATGGAGGCGATGAAGGCAAAGATGCGGCCTCAGGAAGAGGCGCCGGTCGACGCCGAGACCGCCGAGGACGCCATTTCACAGATTTTCGGCGCGGAGACCCGCAGCAAGTCGGCCCGCCCATCGCCGAAGCCGACGCCGAAACCATCGCCCAAGCCGGCTGCGGCAGCAAAGGAGCCGGAGCGCCCGGCCCAGGCTTCCGAAAGCAAGCCGGAACCAGCCCTCGAACCGCAGCAGGAAAACGCTCTCAAGACAGAGACTCCGCTGATGCAGCGTGCAGCAGCACCGGCCGCCGAGCTTGTGGCGGCGATCGTCCGGCGCATCCGGGGTCGCGCGGCAAAGACGGCCGAGAAGGTCCCGGATCTTCCCGTCGATCTCGCCGTCAGTATTGAGGACCTGATCAGCCGCCAGCGCCTCAGCGTCGAGCTTCCCGACGGCGAAAGCCTGAAGGTGCAGATCCCTCCGGGCGCCGTCGACGGTCAGAGCATTCGTCTGGCGGAGCAGGGCTATCGGGTGACCGGCATGACCCGTGGCGACGTCGTCGTCACGCTCAGGGTCGACCAGGGCGGGACGTTCCGCGCCCGCGGCCTCGATCTCATGACCACCTTGCCGATCGATCTGCAGGGCGCCGTGCTCGGCTGCGAACAGGTGCTCGAAACCCCGGTCGGGCAGGTTACGGTGGTCGTGCCGGCCTGGTCCGGCTCCGACAAGGTCCTCCGCCTTGCGGGCAGCGGGATGCCCGGTGCTTATGGTACGCATGGCGATCTGCTGGTCGAATTGCGGCTGGTCCTGCCCGAGGCGCCCGACGACAAGATCACCGATCTGATGAAGTCGCAGCGCGACGGCCTCTATCTGTGA
- a CDS encoding D-alanyl-D-alanine carboxypeptidase family protein — translation MKTLRCLLLATFALALGTATAVAGSASLVLDARTGKVLSSENADVLNHPASLTKMMTVYMAFEALKSGKLSWDSKIKVSKAAAAKPPMRLGLKSGMTITVREAVLGMIVRSGNDAAAAMAEKLGGSEANFARMMTAKARQLGMSKTIFINASGLPASKQVTTAREMSTLAVALMRDFPREYRLFATESFNFRGRKVRGHNNLMYRYDGMDGIKTGYTNASGFNLVSAVKDGNRRVVGVVLGGKTARSRDAKMAALLDRHVGKAAKGGRQLVASKRGGKTIEAPVEVAAVATSEVPMPYTAPQRAKRDSVAALITATSTSAIPAERPTELAEIETTAAVPAASGGWQIQISAAPSAEAARMLLAQARSEAGAPLAGATPYTEAVGKGAKAIYRARFVGFSSRDAAAAACDALKERSYDCMMLPSRG, via the coding sequence ATGAAAACTTTGCGCTGCCTCCTGCTGGCGACCTTCGCACTGGCGCTCGGGACGGCGACAGCCGTCGCCGGAAGCGCCTCGCTGGTGCTCGATGCGCGCACCGGCAAGGTCCTCTCGTCTGAAAACGCCGATGTCCTCAATCATCCTGCCTCCCTGACCAAGATGATGACGGTCTATATGGCCTTCGAGGCGCTGAAGAGCGGCAAGCTTTCCTGGGACAGCAAGATCAAGGTTTCGAAGGCGGCGGCCGCCAAGCCGCCGATGCGGCTCGGCCTCAAGTCCGGCATGACGATCACGGTGCGCGAGGCGGTCCTCGGCATGATCGTGCGCTCGGGCAACGATGCCGCGGCAGCGATGGCCGAGAAGCTCGGCGGCTCCGAGGCGAATTTCGCCCGCATGATGACCGCCAAGGCGCGTCAGCTCGGCATGAGCAAGACCATCTTCATCAATGCCTCCGGCCTGCCTGCCAGCAAGCAGGTGACGACGGCGCGTGAAATGTCGACGCTCGCCGTGGCGCTGATGCGCGACTTCCCCAGGGAGTACCGGCTGTTTGCGACCGAAAGCTTCAATTTCCGCGGCCGCAAGGTGCGGGGGCACAACAACCTGATGTACCGCTACGACGGCATGGACGGCATCAAGACCGGCTACACCAATGCCTCCGGCTTCAACCTCGTCAGCGCCGTCAAGGACGGCAATCGCCGGGTGGTCGGCGTCGTTCTCGGCGGCAAGACGGCGCGCAGCCGCGACGCCAAGATGGCGGCCCTTCTCGATCGCCATGTCGGCAAGGCAGCCAAGGGCGGACGGCAGCTGGTGGCATCCAAGCGCGGCGGCAAGACGATTGAAGCCCCCGTCGAAGTAGCCGCGGTCGCGACATCCGAGGTTCCGATGCCCTACACCGCACCGCAGCGGGCCAAGCGGGATTCGGTTGCTGCCCTGATTACAGCGACATCGACGTCCGCCATCCCCGCGGAACGACCGACGGAGCTTGCCGAGATCGAAACGACGGCTGCAGTTCCAGCTGCGTCAGGCGGCTGGCAGATCCAGATTTCGGCGGCACCATCAGCCGAGGCTGCGCGCATGCTGCTGGCGCAGGCGCGCTCGGAAGCCGGTGCGCCGCTCGCGGGCGCCACGCCCTACACGGAAGCCGTCGGTAAGGGTGCCAAAGCGATCTATCGTGCCCGCTTCGTCGGCTTTTCGAGCCGCGACGCGGCAGCGGCAGCCTGCGATGCCCTCAAAGAGCGCTCCTATGACTGCATGATGCTGCCGTCGCGCGGCTGA